One part of the Chryseobacterium mulctrae genome encodes these proteins:
- the lysS gene encoding lysine--tRNA ligase, whose protein sequence is MQLSEQEIIRREKLNKLVEMGIKAFPAEEYNVTDTTESIKQNFSESKQVKIAGRLMSRRIQGKASFAELQDSTGKIQVYFNRDEICTGEDKALYNDVYKHLLDIGDIIGIEGELFTTQVGEMTVLVKNFTLLTKSLRPLPQAKTDENGVVHDAFNDPEMRYRQRYVDLTVNPQVKEIFVKRTKLFNAMRTFFNDSGYFEVETPILQSIPGGAAARPFITHHNALDIPLYLRIANELYLKRLIVGGFDGVYEFSKNFRNEGMDRTHNPEFTAMEIYVAYKDYNWMMDFTEKLLEFCATSVNGNSESTFGEHTISWKAPYPRVSMTEAIQKYTGFDITGKSEQELFDFAKSIGIEVNETMGKGKLIDEIFGEKCEGNFIQPTFITDYPIEMSPLTKKHRSQEGLTERFELMVCGKEIANAYSELNDPIDQRERFEEQLKLAEKGDDEATGFIDEDFLRALEYGMPPTSGLGIGMDRLIMFLTNNPSIQEVLFFPQMRPEKLVPQIELGEDEHLILDILKSGEQIALAEVKTMSKLSGKKWDKASKTLTKGNLVKVEKINEVVLMKLA, encoded by the coding sequence ATGCAATTATCAGAACAGGAAATCATTAGAAGAGAAAAGCTGAATAAGCTTGTTGAAATGGGAATCAAGGCATTCCCTGCAGAAGAATACAACGTTACAGATACTACAGAATCTATAAAACAGAATTTTTCTGAAAGTAAACAGGTGAAGATTGCGGGAAGATTGATGTCTCGTAGAATTCAGGGGAAGGCTTCTTTTGCTGAATTGCAGGATTCTACAGGGAAAATTCAGGTGTATTTCAACAGAGATGAAATCTGTACCGGAGAAGATAAAGCTTTATACAACGACGTTTATAAACACCTTTTAGATATCGGTGATATTATCGGTATTGAAGGAGAATTGTTCACAACTCAGGTTGGTGAAATGACTGTTTTGGTAAAAAACTTTACGTTGCTTACCAAATCATTACGTCCGCTTCCGCAGGCAAAAACTGATGAAAATGGAGTCGTGCATGATGCGTTCAACGACCCAGAAATGAGATACAGACAGCGTTATGTAGACTTAACGGTGAACCCACAAGTGAAAGAAATTTTCGTGAAGAGAACAAAATTGTTCAATGCGATGAGAACTTTCTTTAATGATTCAGGTTATTTTGAAGTTGAAACGCCAATCTTACAGTCAATTCCAGGTGGAGCTGCTGCAAGACCGTTTATTACGCATCACAATGCTTTAGACATTCCTTTATATTTAAGAATTGCGAACGAATTGTACCTTAAAAGGTTAATCGTTGGTGGTTTTGACGGAGTTTATGAATTCTCGAAAAACTTCAGAAATGAAGGAATGGACAGAACCCACAATCCTGAATTTACCGCAATGGAAATTTATGTAGCTTACAAAGACTACAATTGGATGATGGATTTTACAGAGAAATTATTAGAATTCTGTGCAACTTCTGTAAACGGAAATTCAGAATCAACTTTCGGTGAGCATACAATCAGCTGGAAAGCTCCTTATCCAAGGGTTTCTATGACAGAAGCGATTCAAAAATATACAGGTTTTGATATTACAGGAAAATCTGAGCAGGAATTGTTTGACTTTGCAAAATCTATCGGTATCGAAGTAAACGAAACGATGGGGAAAGGAAAATTGATTGACGAAATTTTTGGTGAAAAGTGTGAAGGAAACTTCATTCAGCCGACTTTCATTACCGATTATCCAATCGAAATGTCGCCTTTAACTAAAAAGCACAGAAGCCAGGAAGGTCTTACTGAGCGTTTTGAATTGATGGTTTGTGGTAAAGAAATAGCGAATGCTTATTCAGAATTAAATGACCCTATTGACCAAAGAGAGCGTTTTGAAGAGCAATTAAAATTAGCTGAAAAAGGAGACGATGAAGCAACAGGATTTATCGACGAAGATTTTTTGAGAGCTTTAGAATATGGGATGCCACCAACTTCTGGTTTAGGAATCGGAATGGACAGATTAATTATGTTCTTAACCAACAATCCTTCAATTCAGGAAGTATTGTTCTTCCCACAAATGAGACCTGAAAAATTGGTTCCTCAAATCGAATTGGGAGAAGATGAGCATTTGATTCTTGATATTTTGAAATCAGGTGAGCAAATTGCTTTGGCTGAAGTGAAAACGATGAGTAAATTATCCGGTAAAAAATGGGATAAAGCTTCAAAAACTTTAACGAAAGGAAACTTGGTAAAAGTAGAGAAGATCAACGAAGTTGTTTTGATGAAATTGGCTTAA
- a CDS encoding OmpA family protein: MKYFVLFFLISTGLNAQMMTSVYFVHNSYELNLESKQKLDSLAQLRTSLKFKIFGNCDPSGMNEYNNKLSGNRANTVRNYLQNKISENIQLISVVGLGEEKQINDNSTDELRGKNRRVDIFIEKAFASGEKISRNALPSFLSTEVSQMKVKDTFALPNVNFVGGRHVWLPKGQSEIVKLLKNLKENPTLEIELQGHICCDYENFDGEDLDLKTFNLSFTRANAIKEFLLKNGIDSSRITAKGLGHLNPVAYPEETELDKTKNRRVEVVLLKK, from the coding sequence ATGAAATACTTTGTTTTGTTCTTTTTAATTTCAACAGGATTGAATGCGCAAATGATGACTTCTGTTTATTTTGTACACAATTCTTACGAACTAAATCTTGAATCTAAACAAAAACTGGATAGTTTAGCACAATTAAGAACCAGCTTAAAATTCAAAATTTTTGGAAATTGTGATCCTTCCGGAATGAATGAATACAATAATAAACTTTCCGGAAACCGTGCAAATACAGTTCGTAATTATCTTCAGAATAAAATTTCAGAAAACATCCAATTAATCAGTGTTGTTGGTTTGGGTGAAGAAAAACAAATCAATGACAACAGTACCGACGAACTGCGTGGAAAAAACCGTAGGGTTGATATTTTTATTGAAAAAGCTTTTGCTTCGGGAGAGAAAATTTCAAGAAATGCTTTGCCCAGTTTTTTAAGTACGGAAGTTTCTCAGATGAAAGTGAAAGATACTTTTGCGCTTCCAAATGTTAATTTTGTTGGAGGCCGTCATGTTTGGCTTCCGAAAGGACAATCTGAAATCGTAAAACTTTTAAAAAATCTGAAAGAAAACCCGACATTAGAAATCGAATTGCAGGGACATATTTGCTGTGATTATGAAAATTTTGATGGTGAAGATTTAGATTTAAAAACATTCAATCTTTCTTTTACCAGAGCCAATGCAATCAAAGAATTTCTATTAAAAAACGGAATTGATTCCAGCAGAATTACAGCAAAAGGACTCGGCCATCTCAATCCTGTTGCGTATCCCGAAGAAACGGAATTGGATAAAACTAAAAATCGCAGAGTAGAAGTTGTTTTGTTGAAGAAATAA
- the rlmF gene encoding 23S rRNA (adenine(1618)-N(6))-methyltransferase RlmF, which yields MTAEKSTLHPRNLHRNSYDFELLISCVPELKHYVFINSYGTPTINFSIPKAVKLLNKALLEHFYGIKNWGIPDQNLCPPIPGRADYIHYLADLLAENSKEIPKGISVKGLDIGTGANLVYPLIAHQSYGWEMLGTDINQKSLENAQKILGDNPDFSSHIQLKFQPDSNFIFKNILSPENRFTFSMCNPPFHDSEESAMKGNLRKTKNLKKSKTLKTNLNFGGQQSELWCEGGELAFISKMVEESAIYSSQILWFTCLVSKQENLSKLTSLLNKIKAVEVKTIDMAQGQKISRILAWTFIPL from the coding sequence ATGACTGCCGAAAAATCAACTCTGCACCCAAGAAATCTGCACAGAAATTCTTATGATTTTGAACTGCTGATTTCTTGTGTGCCTGAATTGAAACATTATGTTTTTATCAATTCTTATGGTACGCCAACGATTAATTTCAGTATTCCTAAAGCTGTCAAACTGTTGAATAAAGCTTTATTGGAGCATTTTTATGGAATTAAAAACTGGGGTATTCCTGACCAGAATTTGTGTCCGCCAATTCCTGGGCGTGCAGATTATATTCATTATCTCGCAGATTTATTGGCAGAAAATTCTAAAGAAATTCCAAAAGGTATTTCCGTAAAAGGGCTCGATATCGGAACCGGAGCCAATTTGGTGTATCCTTTAATTGCTCATCAATCTTACGGTTGGGAAATGTTGGGAACCGATATCAATCAGAAATCTTTAGAAAATGCTCAGAAGATTTTAGGTGATAATCCTGATTTTTCATCCCATATTCAGTTGAAATTTCAACCAGATTCGAATTTTATATTCAAAAATATTCTTTCTCCAGAAAATCGATTCACATTCTCAATGTGCAATCCGCCTTTCCATGATTCTGAAGAATCTGCAATGAAAGGAAATCTCAGGAAGACAAAAAATCTTAAAAAATCAAAGACTCTCAAAACCAATCTCAATTTCGGAGGGCAACAATCTGAGTTGTGGTGCGAAGGTGGTGAACTGGCTTTTATCTCAAAAATGGTTGAAGAAAGCGCAATATACTCATCGCAAATTCTTTGGTTTACATGTTTAGTTTCTAAGCAAGAAAACCTTTCCAAGCTAACTTCACTTTTAAACAAAATAAAAGCTGTTGAGGTGAAAACTATTGACATGGCTCAAGGTCAGAAAATCAGCAGGATTTTAGCTTGGACATTTATTCCTTTATGA
- a CDS encoding c-type cytochrome produces MKKLFLTGLISLFIVSCSKKEDSQALSTDSTDISTPVNKNISGKDLIEGSDCMACHNAVERTIGPSYKEIAEKYSEKDIEILASKIIEGGSGVWGSVPMQPHPQVSKDDAKKMVEYILSQKK; encoded by the coding sequence ATGAAAAAGCTGTTTTTGACAGGATTGATAAGCTTATTTATTGTTTCCTGTTCTAAAAAAGAAGATTCACAAGCTTTATCAACAGATTCTACAGATATTTCTACACCTGTAAATAAAAATATTTCGGGAAAAGATTTAATTGAAGGTTCTGATTGTATGGCTTGTCATAATGCTGTGGAAAGAACGATAGGCCCATCTTATAAAGAAATTGCGGAGAAATACTCTGAAAAAGACATCGAAATCTTGGCTTCAAAAATTATTGAAGGCGGAAGTGGTGTTTGGGGAAGTGTACCTATGCAGCCTCATCCGCAAGTTTCTAAAGATGACGCCAAAAAAATGGTAGAATATATTTTAAGTCAGAAAAAATAA